The DNA window ATACACTCAAATAAAGCTGTCAAGAGTTGGCTGAGAATTTCTCCCTTTTTTCACTTCCACTCTTTTCGTTGTTCTGACTTCCTCTAGATTTTCCTGAGTACTGACCTCCACATCTGGAATTACGATTTCTCCATATTGCCCACCACCACCGGGTTTAACAATAACCTTCCCTGCTCTGAACGCCTCAATTGCCCTAACAACCTCCAGCGGTGCTACTCTGTTTATCTCCTCCATTTCTGCATCAATCAATATTCTCACTTCATTACCAAACTTGCTGATTAATCCTTCCCAGATTTCTATAACCTTTTTGCTGTTTGGAGAACTCCCCAATGCCTTGGCAATTATTTCCGTAAGTGGGATTATGTGAATATATTTCGGTCTATGTGAAGGCGACCTAGGTTCTGGATAAGTCGCAAGTTCCTCAACTCTATCTCGAACACCCTTCTTTATTCTTCCTCCACATCTGCACTTCCATCCTTTTCTCTTTGCCTCATTTAGCGTGTAATGGGTATAGCATTTTATGCAGGCACTTTCATTGTATTTTCCTTCCTCTGGTGGTACTCCAACATTCAGCACAACGCACCTGCCTTTCTTGCGAAGAAGGGCCATACCCACCTCCTCAAAAGTCGGTTCTTCTACCTCCATACGCATGAATTCTCTGGCTAGGCGAAGGGGCCAAGGAGAATGGGCATCGGAATTTGTGAGGAATGTCATGTTTTGAAGTTCTGCAATTCTGTCAGCGTAAGAGGTGTCTGCACTTAACCCTAGCTCAATGTAGCCAACATAGTCCACGAGGTCTCCGTAACACTCTTTCAGCGAATCAAATGCAGCATACACCGAAGTCCATGGCGTAAAAGCATGGCAGGGACCAATGAGCACATTGCATGTTTTTGCGATTTCTGCAATCTCAGCACCGTTGCCATGAAATCTTGGCCTCCCATCGGTCATAAGGTCTGAGACCTTTGAGATTATCTTTTCCGAGAATTCCTCTACCTTTGAAATTGAAGGGAAGATTAGCAGGTGATGAACCCTGTCACTGTCCTCTACCTCACAAGTTAAAATTACTCTCAAATTCCCAATCTCAAAAGTGCCTTCATCCACTTTTTTTAGTGCCTTTATTTCTTCAAGCCACCTAGGGTGGAGACAATCCCCTGAGCCAATCAAATTTATTCCTTTCTGGCTTGCCCCCTTCGCCAGATTCCGCATATTCATCACATCACTTGTACCTCCGGAATAGCGGCTGTGAATGTGTAAGTCAGCATTAATTTCCATTTTTAACAACCTCTTTTCCAAAAATTACATTGATTCCATGGATTTCCACCACATAAACGAAGAGAAGGCACCCAATTCCAAGAAACGCAATGGGCAACGAAAGCGTAGGTATAAGGTAAAGAAAGGCAGTGGCCAGGAGCGAATCCGCAAACGCTAAAATTCCCCACACAAGCAACGCTTCTTTCCTTTGCCTTACCACTCGTGCAAACACACCTGTAATCCCAAGTGGCTCAGATTTCCTTCTAGGGTCTGTACTTGCAAACGCTGAGAAAAAAGGGCTAACAAAAAACGCAAAAAATAAAATTAGAAGCAACAAAAAGAAGTATATGTCCATCCCTATGTTGGTAATGCTCATACTTCCTCCTTGAGAGTTCGCATTAAATACTTCCGAGTTTCATCCACACAGATTAGAATGATTCCAAGCAAAAAGATAGTCAGCCAGTCAATTGTTCTGATAGGAATCGTTCGAAATGTTGAATTCATGAATGGTGCGTAGACCGCAAAAACCTGAAGTAGTATTGCAAGGACTATTGTTATCAACAACAGACGATTGTTCATTTTCAAACTGAACAGGGACTCTCGCAGATTCCTGCAGTTGAGTGCACTGTACATCTGGAATATGACAAATGCACTGAAGGTCATTGTCTGGGCATAGGCCTCTCTGGTAATTTGGCTGCCCATGTAGTCTGCAGGTGCAAAATTGTAGGAATACCAGAATACGAAAAGCGTTAAAAACGCCATTGCAAGCCCGTTCACGAGAATTGCGGATACCATCTCTTTTGAAAGAATGTGTTCTTTCGGGTTTCTGGGCTTGTGCTTCATAATCTTCTTTGTCGCAGGTTCCAGTCCTAGAGCTTGAGCAGGTGGACCATCAATCAGTATGTTAACCCATAGAATCTGGACTGGGTAAAGCGGAATCACACCAGGAACTGTGAAAATTGCAAGGAAAACGAGTGTCGTTGCCCCGATGTTCGTAGTTATCTGGTACCTAACAAACTTTCTAATATTTTCATAAACCTTTCTTCCTTCCTCAACTGCTTTCACAATTGTTGCAAAGTTGTCGTCGGCCAGCACAATTCCACTTGCATCTTTCGCTACATCTGTGCCAGTAATTCCCATAGAAATCCCTATGTCTGCATTTGCAAGGGCAGGTGCATCGTTCACGCCATCGCCAGTCATTGCCACTACATGACCTCGTTTCTTGAATGCACGAACAATCTTCAACTTCATTTCTGGTTGCACACGGGCATAGACACTGACTTCTTCCACGATTTTAGCAAGTTCATCGTCGCTCATTTTCTCAAGTTCACTGCCTGTAAGAATTTTTCCACTCCAGATTCCCAACTGTTTTGCAATTGCTATTGCAGTGTCTTTCTGGTCTCCTGTTATCATTACCACTTTAATTCCTGCTTCATGACATGTCTTGATTGCTTCCTTCACTTCTGGCCTCGGAGGGTCTATTATTCCTACAAGCCCTACGAATGTCATGTTGCTCTCCAGTTCTTCCACATCATCTGGGATTTGCCCTACTTCCTTATAACCTAGAGCCAGAACCCTATAACCCATTGAGGCCATCCGTTTGTTTGCCTTTTCTATAGCTGCACGGAGTTCGGCAGAAAGTGGCAAAACTTTCCCATTATGCCAGATGTTTGTAGAAAGTGAAAGAATAACCTCTGGTGCACCCTTGATGTGAACCACTTTTTTACCATCTACTTCATTTATTGTACTCATTATCTTTTTCTTAGGGTCAAAAACCTTTTCATAAATCCGTTTGTATTTTGTATAGTATTGTTTCGGTACAAGCCCTATCTTACCAGCAAGTGCAAGAAGTGCCCCTTCTGTTGGGTCTCCTATTACCGTCCAAACATTTTTTTCTTCCATCAGGTTTGCATTGTTGCAGAGCACACCAATTCTTGCCAACAACTGAAGGGTCTCCTTGTGCTCATTGTATCTCTCAACTTCTCCTTTTGGTTCATACCCTGTGCCACTTACCACCAGAAGCTCGCCATCCACAAAAACTTCCTTCACAGTCATCTGATTTTTTGTAAGGGTGCCTGTTTTGTCAGTACAAATTACTGATGTACAACCAAGGGTCTCTACACACATCAAGCGGCGCACAATTGCATTCCTCTTTGCCATCACCTGCATACCTATTGCCAGGGTAACGACAAGCACAATTGGAAGACCTTCTGGAATTATTGCTACAGCTAAGCTTATCGCAAGCAAAAAGTTCTGAGAAAGATGTGTTTGAGAGATTGCTGTTGCTGTGAAAAAGAGGAGTGCGGAAATTGCAATCGCAATGTAACCAATCTGCTTGCCCAGTGTATCAATGCTCTTCTGTAGTGGGGTTTCTTCTCCTTCACTCTCCTGCACCAGCTTTGCAATTTTTCCAAGTTCTGTTGCCATTCCTGTATTAACCACTACTCCCTTTGCCCTGCCTCTCGCTAGGATTGTTCCCATATATACCAAATTCCTTCTATCCCATTTTTCAGCATCTTCAGAGCATGGCTGAGCATCCTTCTGGACTGTAACGCTTTCTCCAGTGAGCATTGACTCGTCAACTTCTACATTTGTGGTTTCTATGAGACGAAGGTCTGCAGGCACTTTGTCTCCTTCTTCCAGCACAACAATGTCCCCTACCACCACATTCTCCACAAGAATCTCCTGGCATCTACCATCTCTTATTACTTTGGTCTTAGGAGCAGTCATTCTTTTAAGGGCTTCCATGGCCTTCTCTGCTCTTGCTTCCATCATGTAGCCCATTACTGCATTTATCGTGATTGCAATAATAATAGCTGCAGTATCAGAAAGATGGTTTTCTTCTGTAAAAATTGTCAAAAGAACGGTAATGACTGCAGCAACTATGAGCATGATAATAGGTATGCTCTTAAACTGATTCAAAAATTTAATAACTGGATGTTCCTTTTTTTTCTCAGCAAGCAGATTTTTGCCTTTTGACAATCGCCTGTTTGCTTCCTGAGATGTGAGGCCCTGATCCAGAGAAGTTTTTAACTCCTTCATTATCTCAATCGTGGTCATTGCATGCCATGAGCGTCGCGTTCCCATGGTTGGGCAATATTTTTGGTGTATTTATTCCTTATCGGATACCTCGCTCATCCATCCTTTCCCGAAATGAAAGCAAAACTTTATATTTGATTTGCGATTTCATGGTAACATGAAGTTCGTCAGAATTTCACAGGCGGAACTGGTGAAAATCAAGGAACTCTACGAAGGCGTGATGTCTCATGCCTGTCATGGACTTTTCTTCAGAGAAGGGGCAATATTTGGCGCAGAAATTGCAAATGAAGCCATGAAGGACAAGGGAAACTACTTCAAAATAGTGGAGATGCTAATAAAGAACAGGGGCTGGGTGGATGAGATTTCCTTTAAGGAACACGAAGTAATAGTGAAGGGCTCAATTGAAGTCACACCATCTGAGATCCCAACATGTCATCGACTCAGAGGACTGATAAGACAGGTTTATGAGGTGTACTACAACACCAAAGTCCATTGTGTGGAAGTTGAATGTGAAAGCACAGGGAAAGACAAATGTGTATTTAAGATAGAGGCAATATAGGGGAGGAATGAAAATGCCGGTGAATATGAATGAAGTGGTAAAAACTCTGAAAATAAGCACTGGAGCAATTGCAGTAGCGGTGGTGAGCAGAGATGGGCTTGTTATTGCTGCAGAGATGCCACCAGGAGTTTATACAGAGACATTTGCAATTATGTGCGCTACAATCCTAGGAGCAAGCATAACTGCCACGTCTGAGCTTAAACGTGCTACACCTGAAAGGATAGTGATAGAAAGTTCAGATACCAGAACTATAATTCTAGGTGCAGGGAAGAAAGCACTCTTAATCTGTGTTGTGGATTCCACAAAAGACCTGAATATGGTGCTTTCAGAAATGCAGAAGGCAGCAGATGCAATAAAAGCACCTTAAACTTTCTTCTTATCATGCGTCCCTTAATTGAATTCCGTGTTCTTGACATCAACTCAGAATGTTTGGGAGTGAGTAGAGAGAAATTAATGGCTAATGCTGGTAGAGCTGTTGCAGATGTAATTCTGCAGCGATTTTATGCAAAAAAAATTCTTGTGGTTTGTGGTACTGGAAACAATGGTGGCGATGGGTTTGCAATGGCTACAATACTCGGAAAGACCAACGATGTCACGGTCTGTCTCATGGAACGCCCTGAAAAGATAAAGTCAGAAATCGCGAAAAAACAGTTTAGGAATTGTAGAAAAACCTGCGATGTAGTCAGTTGGGAGAAAATTGATAGTTTGCTAGGGAAGACAGAGCTCATTGTAGATGCAATCTTTGGTACTGGCTTAACTAGGATGCCTGAAGGAAAGTATGCAGAAGTTATCGAGAAAATCAATGCATCTGGAAAAAAGATTGTTTCTGTAGATGTACCCAGTGGATTCCCACACATGTTGGCTGTGAAACCAACACTTACTGTCACTTTTCACGATGTGAAAGAGGGAATGACCGAAAAAAATTCTGGCGAGATTGTTGTGATGCCTATTGGAATTCCTCCTGAAGCAGAAACTGAAACAAACTTTGGAGAGTTCATGCTCTATAAGGTGCCAGATAAAAATTCCCATAAAGGGGATAACGGTAGAGTGCTGGTCATCGGGGGAGGCCCTTACACCGGTGCTCCATACTTTGTGGCAATGGCTGCGTACAGAACTGGCGTTGACCTCGTCCATATAGCAACCCAGGAGGAGGCATATCCAGTGCTCAGAAATTACTCGCCCTTCTTGATCGTGCATAGGATGCCAGAAGAGGCAGACAAAAGGATTGAGTTCCTGATAGACCTCCACAAAAAATTTGATGTCATTGTTGTAGGACCTGGACTCGGCAAGGAAAAGGAAATGCTTGGGACATGTAAGGAATTTATTTCCGCATCTGAGAAACCAATGGTTGTGGATGCAGATGCAATTTCTATTCTCAGAGAAACAAAACCAAAATCTGAGATTCTAGTTACTCCCCATGCTGGCGAATTCTCAGAGTTAAGTGGCAGAAAAGTGCCAGAAGAGCTGGATTCTCGAAAAGAGATTGTGCAGAAAGCAGCAAAAGAACTTGGTTGCACGATTCTCTTGAAAGGAGCTGTGGATGTGATTTCAGATGGAGTACATGTGAAGATCAACAGAACAGGAAATCCCGGAATGACTGTAGGCGGCACTGGTGATGTTTTAGCTGGAATTTGTGCTGGTCTTATTGCAAAAGGTTGCACACCATACCAAGCTGCAAGGTTAGGTGCGTTCATCTCTGGGCTTGCTGGCGATGCTGCATTTGAAAAATATGGTTACTCACTTCTTCCCACTGATATGATTGAGCAACTGCCGGAAGTCATAAAAAAAGGTTTAAATAGAATAATAGAATAATAATTTTTGGTGGTGAGATGGGCCTAAGGACAAGAATGGCACTCGCACTCGCCCTTCTGTTTGGACTTGTATTTGCAATAGGGATGGGTTTCATTGCAGTTCTAGAATACTTCGGATTTATACAAGGTATCTGGCTCCTGATTATTCCCTTGACATTCGCAATTTTTATGGTGTTTCTGCAGTGGGCTATCTCTCCTTTCATTCTTTCCTGGATTTACAAAATTGAGTGGACATCTCTGGAGGCACTTCCTCCTGCAATCGGAACCTACATCACAGATGTGTGCACACGCAAAAGAATTAATGTCCCCAAGATAGGCATAATAGACGACCTGAATCCAAATGCATTTACTTTCGGTTGGACAAAGAACCATGCTAGAATTGCAATTACAAGAGGTGTTTTGGAATACTGCGACATTGAAGAAACCAAAGCAGTTCTAGCCCATGAAATGGGCCACATTGTTCACGATGATTTTGTGGTGATGACAATTGTCTCTGCAATTCCACTGATTTTCTATATAATCGCAAGAGCTTCAATCCAAGCATTGAGGTATGTGCCAAAGGGTAAAAAAAGTGGAGGCCAGGCAGCCATTGTGTTTCTCATTACTGCAGCATTTTCCTATCTGATATACATTCTTTCGCAGTTTATTGCTCTCCTGATAAGCAGGTACAGAGAGTACTACGCAGATGAGTTCGCTGCTGAAAGCACCAGGAAACCAAATGCTCTTGCCTCAGCCCTTCTGAAGATTGCCTATGGGATGGCGACCCAGGGACTGGGTGAAGCATCAGAAAAAGGCCATCGAAAACATGTTTCCACACTTGGCATCTTCAATGCTGACAGTGCAAGGGCACTCGCTGCAATGAGTGCAGATGCCTACGGGAATTACTCAACAGAAACAATCCAGAAGGCAATGGCATGGGACCTCTGGAATCCCTGGGCATGGTGGCTCGAACTCCATTCCACACATCCACTGCCAGCAAAACGACTTAAAAAACTTGGAGAGATGGCTGAAAAAATGGGTCAGAAACCTCTTGTGAGTTTTAAACTCAAGAAGCCAGAGTGTTACTGGGATGATTTCCTGAAGGACATTTTTGCAAAGTATGGTGGAGTGATTCTAGGAATTGTTTGTGGAGTGCTGTTGATGTGGTATGGCTGGAGCCATGGCTTCACCACTCAGAAACTTGCCTGGACTTTTCTGTTTGGATGTGCCTTTTTCATGTTTATGGTGGGTCTATGGGGAGTCGGGTACCTTCTTGGCTATGCCTATCCGTTCAGATTCAAGGAGAGTGAAGTGGTGTCATTGCTTGAAAATCCGAAGGCATCACCGATAAAGGGGATTCCAGTAAGATTGCAAGGAAGGATTATTGGGCGTGGAATACCTGGTTTGTTCTATTCCGAGGACATGAAACTTGACGATGACACAGGGTTGCTGTTGATTGACTATCATCAGATTTCAAAACTGATAGATTTCTTCGTAGGAATCTTTGGCACAGAACGACATGTGGGCAAGACGGTGGTGGTTGAGGGCTGGTATCGGCGGAGTATAATCCCTTATCTTGAGCTTTACAAAATGTATTTTGCAGATGGTGGAGACACTAGAAAGGTTTATACCTCCTACTTCTATATAGGGGGTGCAGCGGCGGTGATGGGACTGGGACTGCTGTTCTCAGTCCTGTTGCTACCACTGGTGCTGTAATGGTGGAGAAAGGAAAATAACAAATACCGAAATGCTATACAGAAAGTGCTGAAGAGTAGAGGTAGGTCTAAAAGGATGTGGAAAAGTTGA is part of the Thermoplasmata archaeon genome and encodes:
- a CDS encoding TIGR00375 family protein, yielding MEINADLHIHSRYSGGTSDVMNMRNLAKGASQKGINLIGSGDCLHPRWLEEIKALKKVDEGTFEIGNLRVILTCEVEDSDRVHHLLIFPSISKVEEFSEKIISKVSDLMTDGRPRFHGNGAEIAEIAKTCNVLIGPCHAFTPWTSVYAAFDSLKECYGDLVDYVGYIELGLSADTSYADRIAELQNMTFLTNSDAHSPWPLRLAREFMRMEVEEPTFEEVGMALLRKKGRCVVLNVGVPPEEGKYNESACIKCYTHYTLNEAKRKGWKCRCGGRIKKGVRDRVEELATYPEPRSPSHRPKYIHIIPLTEIIAKALGSSPNSKKVIEIWEGLISKFGNEVRILIDAEMEEINRVAPLEVVRAIEAFRAGKVIVKPGGGGQYGEIVIPDVEVSTQENLEEVRTTKRVEVKKGRNSQPTLDSFI
- a CDS encoding V4R domain-containing protein codes for the protein MKFVRISQAELVKIKELYEGVMSHACHGLFFREGAIFGAEIANEAMKDKGNYFKIVEMLIKNRGWVDEISFKEHEVIVKGSIEVTPSEIPTCHRLRGLIRQVYEVYYNTKVHCVEVECESTGKDKCVFKIEAI
- a CDS encoding HAD-IC family P-type ATPase, with translation MGTRRSWHAMTTIEIMKELKTSLDQGLTSQEANRRLSKGKNLLAEKKKEHPVIKFLNQFKSIPIIMLIVAAVITVLLTIFTEENHLSDTAAIIIAITINAVMGYMMEARAEKAMEALKRMTAPKTKVIRDGRCQEILVENVVVGDIVVLEEGDKVPADLRLIETTNVEVDESMLTGESVTVQKDAQPCSEDAEKWDRRNLVYMGTILARGRAKGVVVNTGMATELGKIAKLVQESEGEETPLQKSIDTLGKQIGYIAIAISALLFFTATAISQTHLSQNFLLAISLAVAIIPEGLPIVLVVTLAIGMQVMAKRNAIVRRLMCVETLGCTSVICTDKTGTLTKNQMTVKEVFVDGELLVVSGTGYEPKGEVERYNEHKETLQLLARIGVLCNNANLMEEKNVWTVIGDPTEGALLALAGKIGLVPKQYYTKYKRIYEKVFDPKKKIMSTINEVDGKKVVHIKGAPEVILSLSTNIWHNGKVLPLSAELRAAIEKANKRMASMGYRVLALGYKEVGQIPDDVEELESNMTFVGLVGIIDPPRPEVKEAIKTCHEAGIKVVMITGDQKDTAIAIAKQLGIWSGKILTGSELEKMSDDELAKIVEEVSVYARVQPEMKLKIVRAFKKRGHVVAMTGDGVNDAPALANADIGISMGITGTDVAKDASGIVLADDNFATIVKAVEEGRKVYENIRKFVRYQITTNIGATTLVFLAIFTVPGVIPLYPVQILWVNILIDGPPAQALGLEPATKKIMKHKPRNPKEHILSKEMVSAILVNGLAMAFLTLFVFWYSYNFAPADYMGSQITREAYAQTMTFSAFVIFQMYSALNCRNLRESLFSLKMNNRLLLITIVLAILLQVFAVYAPFMNSTFRTIPIRTIDWLTIFLLGIILICVDETRKYLMRTLKEEV
- a CDS encoding zinc metalloprotease HtpX, translating into MGLRTRMALALALLFGLVFAIGMGFIAVLEYFGFIQGIWLLIIPLTFAIFMVFLQWAISPFILSWIYKIEWTSLEALPPAIGTYITDVCTRKRINVPKIGIIDDLNPNAFTFGWTKNHARIAITRGVLEYCDIEETKAVLAHEMGHIVHDDFVVMTIVSAIPLIFYIIARASIQALRYVPKGKKSGGQAAIVFLITAAFSYLIYILSQFIALLISRYREYYADEFAAESTRKPNALASALLKIAYGMATQGLGEASEKGHRKHVSTLGIFNADSARALAAMSADAYGNYSTETIQKAMAWDLWNPWAWWLELHSTHPLPAKRLKKLGEMAEKMGQKPLVSFKLKKPECYWDDFLKDIFAKYGGVILGIVCGVLLMWYGWSHGFTTQKLAWTFLFGCAFFMFMVGLWGVGYLLGYAYPFRFKESEVVSLLENPKASPIKGIPVRLQGRIIGRGIPGLFYSEDMKLDDDTGLLLIDYHQISKLIDFFVGIFGTERHVGKTVVVEGWYRRSIIPYLELYKMYFADGGDTRKVYTSYFYIGGAAAVMGLGLLFSVLLLPLVL
- a CDS encoding NAD(P)H-hydrate dehydratase, producing MRPLIEFRVLDINSECLGVSREKLMANAGRAVADVILQRFYAKKILVVCGTGNNGGDGFAMATILGKTNDVTVCLMERPEKIKSEIAKKQFRNCRKTCDVVSWEKIDSLLGKTELIVDAIFGTGLTRMPEGKYAEVIEKINASGKKIVSVDVPSGFPHMLAVKPTLTVTFHDVKEGMTEKNSGEIVVMPIGIPPEAETETNFGEFMLYKVPDKNSHKGDNGRVLVIGGGPYTGAPYFVAMAAYRTGVDLVHIATQEEAYPVLRNYSPFLIVHRMPEEADKRIEFLIDLHKKFDVIVVGPGLGKEKEMLGTCKEFISASEKPMVVDADAISILRETKPKSEILVTPHAGEFSELSGRKVPEELDSRKEIVQKAAKELGCTILLKGAVDVISDGVHVKINRTGNPGMTVGGTGDVLAGICAGLIAKGCTPYQAARLGAFISGLAGDAAFEKYGYSLLPTDMIEQLPEVIKKGLNRIIE
- a CDS encoding roadblock/LC7 domain-containing protein; translation: MPVNMNEVVKTLKISTGAIAVAVVSRDGLVIAAEMPPGVYTETFAIMCATILGASITATSELKRATPERIVIESSDTRTIILGAGKKALLICVVDSTKDLNMVLSEMQKAADAIKAP